A section of the Harmonia axyridis chromosome 2, icHarAxyr1.1, whole genome shotgun sequence genome encodes:
- the LOC123672030 gene encoding tRNA-specific adenosine deaminase 1 — MEDLHFSEIIARAGLKAFNNLPKTGKPNSNQWTVLSCIVQENNSCCEVVALGTGSKCIGTNKMSPVGDILNDSHSEVICRRAFLLYLYEQMENALLKKESIFFFCQKSLKFKSNDNVKYHFFSTMMPCGDASIFPKCDDNNAGDVVGIEKCDLKDDRSVNSYEPLCKTMKGNDGDIYRTGAKCLESEEKKDPRGEGAAYHITGVVRTKPGRGDPTLSVSCSDKMTKWCYLGLQGALMSIYLEEPIYLSTLTIVGNTPFCTESLERAFYGRIVNLKLFPPYEGKKMIFQQAKDSIFHFQKSDQKEVCPSSIIWYKDAKKSEVAVEGRKQGITKKTKHLESSRLKICKAELFKRFKSLYQHVNSNIDSLNYRQYKEIAKEYQLNWNVLKYYLGKWPEKPNILLELNQ, encoded by the exons ATGGAGGAtctacatttttctgaaattatagCAAGAGCTGGTTTGAAAGCATTCAATAATTTGCCGAAGACTGGAAAACCAAATAGTAATCAGTGGACAGTGTTATCGTGTATTGTTCAGGAAAATAATTCTTGTTGTGAGGTTGTTGCTTTGGGGACTGGCTCTAAATGTATAGGAACTAATAAAATGTCACCTGTTGGCGACATCCTGAACGATTCGCATTCAGAAGTCATATGTCGTAGAGCTTTTCTTCTTTATTTATACGAACAAATGGAAAAtgcattattgaaaaaagaatccatattttttttttgtcagaaGTCTTTGAAATTTAAATCGAATGATAATGTGAAATATCATTTCTTTAGCACAATGATGCCTTGTGGTGATGCTAGTATATTTCCAAAGTGTGATGATAATAATGCTGGCGATGTTGTTGGTATTGAAAAATGTGATTTGAAAGATGATAGGTCTGTTAATTCTTATGAACCTTTATGTAAAACAATGAAGGGAAATGATGGTGATATTTATCGTACTGGAGCTAAATGTTTAGAAAGTGAAGAAAAGAAAGATCCTAGAGGAGAAGGAGCTGCCTATCATATTACTGGAGTAGTAAGGACCAAGCCAG GTAGAGGAGATCCCACACTTTCAGTATCTTGCAGCGATAAAATGACGAAATGGTGTTATTTAGGCTTACAAGGTGCTCTCATGAGTATATATTTGGAAGAACCAATTTACTTGTCGACACTAACTATTGTTGGAAATACACCTTTCTGCACAGAATCTCTTGAGAGAGCTTTTTATGGCAGAATTGTGAATTTGAAGTTGTTTCCACCatatgaaggaaaaaaaatgatatttcaacAAGCGAAAGATAGTATATTCCATTTTCAAAAAAGTGATCAAAAAGAAGTTTGCCCAAGCTCTATTATTTGGTATAAGGATGCAAA GAAATCAGAAGTTGCAGTAGAAGGAAGAAAACAAGGGATTACAAAGAAAACCAAACATTTGGAATCTTCTAGATTGAAAATTTGCAAAGCTGAATTATTCAAACGattcaaatcactttatcaaCATGTTAATTCCAACATTGATAGCCTGAACTATAGACAGTATAAAGAAATTGCTAAAGAGTATCAATTGAATTGGAATGTTCTGAAATATTACTTAGGGAAATGGCCAGAGAAACCTAATATTTTGTTGGAGTTAAATCAATAA
- the LOC123672034 gene encoding histone H2A, orphon-like yields the protein MSGRGKGGKVKAKAKTRSSRAGLQFPVGRIHRLLRKGHYAERVGAGGPVYLAAVMEYLAAEVLELAGNAARDNKKTRIIPRHLQLAIRNDEELNKLLSGVTIAQGGVLPNIQAVLLPKKTGTTGGSSSGKSSKSQSQDY from the coding sequence ATGAGTGGACGCGGTAAAGGTGGCAAAGTTAAAGCTAAGGCAAAGACCCGTTCAAGCAGAGCTGGTTTACAATTTCCCGTTGGAAGAATTCATCGTTTGCTTCGCAAAGGGCATTACGCAGAAAGAGTAGGAGCTGGGGGCCCAGTTTACCTTGCAGCCGTTATGGAATATTTGGCTGCTGAAGTGTTGGAATTGGCAGGTAATGCAGCTAGGGACAACAAGAAAACTCGTATCATCCCAAGACATCTACAATTAGCTATCAGAAATGACGAAGAATTGAATAAGCTCTTATCTGGAGTCACCATTGCTCAAGGTGGTGTACTGCCTAATATCCAAGCTGTGCTCTTACCAAAGAAAACTGGAACGACTGGAGGTAGCTCTTCTGGTAAATCTTCCAAATCTCAATCACAAGACTATTAA
- the LOC123672033 gene encoding glyoxal reductase-like isoform X2 yields the protein MDCSMMKFKLQSGKFMPLIGFGTYLITGNQLIYQVLDEALAAGYRHIDTATVYHNETSIGQALKVLLPKYNLKREDIFITSKLAPIDQGEGAFSAVQESLKKLDCGYLDLYLIHWPGAGRLPVNSQENNKLRSKSWESLAKAVKAGLVKDIGVSNYTVKHLNELLMNDYGVKPSVNQVEWHPKFHQPELLNLCRQEGILLQAYSSLGGTGNSNLIRDPTVVQIAAQLQKTPAQVLLRWAVQQNIGIIPKARTEEHIKSNIDLNFEIPVEMMTRLSNLNSNEKFAWNPEVVA from the exons TTCaatgatgaaattcaaattgcaatCTGGCAAATTTATGCCACTTATTGGAT TTGGTACTTATTTGATTACTGGGAATCAGTTAATTTATCAAGTTCTTGATGAAGCTTTAGCAGCTGGATACAGACATATAg ATACAGCTACTGTGTACCATAATGAAACTTCTATTGGACAAGCCTTGAAAGTACTTCTACCAAAATATAATTTGAAGAGAGAGGATATTTTCATTACCTCGAAATTAG CTCCCATAGATCAAGGTGAAGGAGCTTTCTCAGCTGTACAAGAATCTCTTAAGAAACTAGATTGTGGATATTTAGACTTGTACCTGATTCATTGGCCAGGGGCTGGAAGATTGCCTGTTAATAGTCAAGAAAATAACAAGCTTCGTTCAAAGAGTTGGGAATCTCTGGCAAAAGCAGTTAAAGCAGGGTTGGTTAAAGATATTGGAGTATCCAATTACACTGTTAAACATTTGAATGAGTTGTTGATGAATGATTATGGTGTAAAACCATCAGTGAATCAG GTTGAATGGCATCCGAAATTTCATCAACCAGAATTACTCAACTTGTGTAGACAGGAGGGAATACTACTTCAAGCCTATTCATCTCTTGGGGGTACAGGAAATTCAAATCTTATCAGAGATCCTACTGTTGTTCAAATTGCAGCTCAACTTCAGAAGACTCCTGCTCAG GTTCTCTTACGCTGGGCTGTTCAACAAAACATTGGAATCATTCCAAAAGCCCGTACAGAGGAACACATCAAGAGTAATATCGACCTAAATTTTGAGATTCCAGTTGAAATGATGACTAGGCTTAGTAACCTGAATTCCAATGAGAAGTTTGCTTGGAACCCAGAAGTTGTTgcataa
- the LOC123672033 gene encoding glyoxal reductase-like isoform X1, with protein MDCSMMKFKLQSGKFMPLIGFGTYLITGNQLIYQVLDEALAAGYRHIDTATVYHNETSIGQALKVLLPKYNLKREDIFITSKLGKVFSAFYKFFFQIHRLNFLPAPIDQGEGAFSAVQESLKKLDCGYLDLYLIHWPGAGRLPVNSQENNKLRSKSWESLAKAVKAGLVKDIGVSNYTVKHLNELLMNDYGVKPSVNQVEWHPKFHQPELLNLCRQEGILLQAYSSLGGTGNSNLIRDPTVVQIAAQLQKTPAQVLLRWAVQQNIGIIPKARTEEHIKSNIDLNFEIPVEMMTRLSNLNSNEKFAWNPEVVA; from the exons TTCaatgatgaaattcaaattgcaatCTGGCAAATTTATGCCACTTATTGGAT TTGGTACTTATTTGATTACTGGGAATCAGTTAATTTATCAAGTTCTTGATGAAGCTTTAGCAGCTGGATACAGACATATAg ATACAGCTACTGTGTACCATAATGAAACTTCTATTGGACAAGCCTTGAAAGTACTTCTACCAAAATATAATTTGAAGAGAGAGGATATTTTCATTACCTCGAAATTAGGTAAGGTATTTTCagctttttacaaatttttttttcaaattcataggCTAAATTTTTTACCAGCTCCCATAGATCAAGGTGAAGGAGCTTTCTCAGCTGTACAAGAATCTCTTAAGAAACTAGATTGTGGATATTTAGACTTGTACCTGATTCATTGGCCAGGGGCTGGAAGATTGCCTGTTAATAGTCAAGAAAATAACAAGCTTCGTTCAAAGAGTTGGGAATCTCTGGCAAAAGCAGTTAAAGCAGGGTTGGTTAAAGATATTGGAGTATCCAATTACACTGTTAAACATTTGAATGAGTTGTTGATGAATGATTATGGTGTAAAACCATCAGTGAATCAG GTTGAATGGCATCCGAAATTTCATCAACCAGAATTACTCAACTTGTGTAGACAGGAGGGAATACTACTTCAAGCCTATTCATCTCTTGGGGGTACAGGAAATTCAAATCTTATCAGAGATCCTACTGTTGTTCAAATTGCAGCTCAACTTCAGAAGACTCCTGCTCAG GTTCTCTTACGCTGGGCTGTTCAACAAAACATTGGAATCATTCCAAAAGCCCGTACAGAGGAACACATCAAGAGTAATATCGACCTAAATTTTGAGATTCCAGTTGAAATGATGACTAGGCTTAGTAACCTGAATTCCAATGAGAAGTTTGCTTGGAACCCAGAAGTTGTTgcataa